A stretch of DNA from Branchiostoma floridae strain S238N-H82 unplaced genomic scaffold, Bfl_VNyyK Sc7u5tJ_1342, whole genome shotgun sequence:
ACAAGAAAGGGGCCTATAGCTACGTACGTGTCGATCTTTAATTCAGGCACTTGGGATCTAGTCCTTCCACTTCAGCGACGAAACGTTTAGCTCTTGTACCCAAACAGCAGCTTGAAAATTTTGTGGCATGGTTTTAGtaattgaaataaaataaatggcaccataattacgtcatgttCAATTATAAcgatatcaaaatgaaaaaacaaattacaggaatgaatgaaattGATCTGTTATTGGCCCTGTAAAATTTGGTCAATGTTCGTCATGCCAATTGGAAGTTATGAAGGGGAGGGCGAACGagcacacccccccccccctgcgtCCCAGGAATCCTAAAAATAGCCATGTCTTGATAGACTATAAATTCAAAGAACGAATtttgcatacacacacacacacacacacacacacacacacacacagagagataGAGATACATACAaagatacacacatacaaagatACACACAACATTcagacagatacacacaaagacacacacagacacacacacacacacaaacactcatacacaaatacacagagacaactaacaaagacggacacacaaacaccaaaaacaatacatttgtattcgcTGACTGAGGCAATAATAATTAGAGCTGCAGACGACTTACAAACCGTTTCCTGCTTTACTGACACTACCGTCTTTACAGATACCAGAAATGCGGCTGAAAATTCGCAGGCGAAGAGAATCGCCACTTTCAAGGAATACTGTAGGAAGAATCCTGTCCAGTCTAAATGGGTTAGTTTTTGTGTGCTTGCGTTTacgcgtgtttgtgtgtgcttgtaaAAAGCATTACTCCAGAAGTCACGTAGGGATCTTGTTGACATTTCGTATTTGTGTCCGGTTATTCAACCCAAAATACTGATGGCATGTGGGTAGTGTTAGGAAATGGTAGCTTTCATAAGAGGCTCCAATTCGGCTGTCTACTTTAAAAGCAGAAAAAGGTGGGAGAGATTGCGGCCATTTTATCAGATACCCTATTTTCTAAACCTTAGGAAACAGGGTATATGATAAAATGGTCACAAtattcccaccaacctctgcttggcgagtAGCTGTTGATCATGGTACTGCAGGGAAGCCGTAAGTCaccggtttgtttttggcaacgCGTCATGGGCTAGCCTAAAAAAACACCTTTGACTTGGCGATGATATGTTAGATCGAAACTGAGGCCAATGTGGTAAGCAAAGACTGTACATCACCAGTTCAAGTATGTGTGCTTGTGAGACTAAAAGTTCAACCAATGCTGGCATGGCAATTAGCAAATCGTCCATCTCCGTCAAAAATTTGccttgatgtgttttttttttgcatctctCCTCAAATGTCAATTGCTATATCTTTTGTGCATAACATTACTTAAAATAGTCATTATNNNNNNNNNNNNNNNNNNNNNNNNNNNNNNNNNNNNNNNNNNNNNNNNNNNNNNNNNNNNNNNNNNNNNNNNNNNNNNNNNNNNNNNNNNNNNNNNNNNNACTTATGGTTTGGATATCTCAAACAACACACATGATATTATGGTCGTAATTTGTTTTTACGTAATTTTCAGGGGTTCTCGTCGCAAATGTACCTCGAGCGAATCATGGTTATTGACAGGCTCAAAACCATGTACTGTTTTATTCCCAAAACTGGATGTACAACGACCAAATACCTGATGTACAATCTGCAACACGGTACAAATGCGAGCGCAGTAGATCCCAAACAGACACGGGTACGGATCCATCAAGAACACTATAGCTTGCTGAAAGACTACAGCAAGGAAGAGGCGGACATACGACTTGCGACCTACAACAAACTCATTGTAGTTCGCGACCCCTTGGAAAGGTATGCCTCTCCCCTTCTCTTTCGTAGGCgtcgtctctctctctctttctctctctctccgcctctgtctctctctctttctctctctttctctctctgtctctttctctcttcgtctctgtctctctttctctctttgtctgtctctctttctctctgtgtgtACGTACGTGACACTATTTGCTTGATACTCtgggtgtgtatgtgttttatgtgtgtgtgtgtgtgtgtgtgtgtgtgtgtgtgtgtgtgtgtgtgtgtgtgtgtgtgtgtgtgtgtgtgtgtgtgtgtgtgagtgtgtgcatgcctgtgtttgtgtgagagAGCAAGTAAGAgagattttgtgtgtgtgtgtgtgcgtgtgtggtgagtttgtgtgtgtgtgtgtgtgtgtgtgtgtgtgtgtgtgtgtgtgtgtgtagcgaCAGACACTGGTACACACAGACATATGCAaccacacaaaaataaaaacccTATTTGTTGCTTCCCTGATAAGAATAATATAATGGAAATGATACGTACTGACAATTTGACATAACTTTTCATCTTCTAATTTTCAGGTTAGCGTCTGCCTGGCTTGACAAATTCATGCACAACCCTAAACGCTCATTGTACATCAAGACGTTCCAGCGAAAAACACGAGAGAAGGATTTGAGAAAAATCTACAACAAACAAGGTATCAAATACTAATTTAGAAAGCGCACATTCTGAAATCTAGAACGTAGCGTGGAATAGATATTCTAAAATCTAAGCTTCCATTTCATTATCTTCAatgaagaaaacatgtttttgccccgtttatctttttttttgttcttccttTGCTCCAAACTATTTAGGTGCGATCCGCGACCCACGCCCCTTTCCGAACAACAAGACGTTCTGGAAGCAGAAAAACCGAGAGGAGATTTTGAGACGAAACGACATGAGACAAGGTATAAAATCCTAATCTAGAAATAAGCGCACATTCTAAAATCTAGAACGTTGCATAGGGGTTCTAAAATCTAACCTTCCATTGAATATCTTCAATGAAGTAAAAGTAATACTTTTTGCCCcctttatctttttttgttcTCTCCTTGCTCCAAACATTTAAGGCCAGACGACTGGCAACTGGTAGCACACACCTAACCCTGGGGTGATTGATTACATAAAGTaacaagtggcaggacagaatGGAGGGGCTGTCCATATAAATGGATGTGTTTGAATAAGAATATTgctatcaccatggttaccattGGTGAAGCAGACTCCCTGTGGTGTTTGGTTAATACaccatgtagcaagtggcaggacagaactGGAGGGGCTGGTCTTCACATAAAATGGATGTAGTTCAGTAAGAGCAGGTTAGGCTTGGCGATGTGAAGGTTAATATTGTATCTTAGGCTGTAGATGTCACCAtctttgttgtttatgtttcagCTCGGAACCTGGACTGGATCAAAAGAGGATCTGTGAGAAGTGACGGCAAACCACCAGTTCCCTTCCGAGATTTCATCCAGAGTATCACTAACAAAGTCTATATAAATATTCATTGGGAGCCTTTCTTCAGTCTATGTGCTCCCTGTCAGGTATTTTCCGTACATCATATCATTATACTAAAtggctttttgttgtttttctttctttgtttgtatCCTTTGTCCTATaaatgctatggtcttgttttttTGGTCACAAGTATAGATTTTGAtgtcaggaagaagtgatgtatatCTAGACCcttagcagcttgctctggaactgcaggggcatctTTATTCGAATAGTAACAGGGAGACAACTGAACAAATGAAAgacagatttccatgatattcgaTTAGATGGAGATGTACAACGTAAAATGCGAATCATTCAAACTATTACTTATTTTCCATGATAAATAAGTGAATTGTTTAAGCTTTGATGAATTTTGTACCTTTGCATTGTAGGTTGAATACGACTTCATCGCTCATACGGACACCCTAGCGGAAGACCTTCGTCTGTTCCTCCACAAGATTGGTGTTGTAGGGAAGGACTACCTTCTCCCGACACAACACCCCACACGGGCTAAAACGAGCTTCGGTACCACCTTCCGAGATGTCCCGACGGAGGACTTACGTCGCATCGGTGAAATCTACAAACCGGATTTCGACATGTTTGGCTACAATTTTGAGGAAGACCTTGCGCTCATTGAGAACTTGCGGGGAACACGTTGAAATAAAATCTCTCAGTTCAGTGATCAACTTGTAAACTTCGGGTCTCTGCCTGTCTTATGCTATGGACCCATTTGCAAAAAGAGGGCCTGTACTAACGGCCTATTTCGGTGTGTAAGCTAAGAATATTCTAGGGACCTGGCCAGTGGATTAGTATTGCCATAGCCAGAAAAgcttgatttagtcaggctaccagaatcaaaggttttttctcttttcttaaGAGACCCATAAGATTCCTTTGAATATATTCTGGACTAAAGTAAGACGGTTGTAGTAAGATGGGTTAGATTAAGACAATAAATTGAATAGAACTTACAAGTACAATAACATTTTTTAATTGCATTAATAGGTAAgcttactatatatatatttcgaACGTTGATAATGTCCGAAATAAATTGTTTTGCCTCGCCACACTTTCTTCTGTAAGAAATTGCTGATAAGATAAAGAAATGTAGAACTAATCAAATAAAGATTTTGAACACTAAATTTCGAGCAAATCGGCGCAGTCCATTGAGATACCGGCTCAAATTTGCAAGATACTGACTCCATGGAATGATGTAACGCACAGGAGGTCATGAGCATGGATGTCAAATTGGTTTGTCCGGCTCTGAATCCAGAACTTCGACGGGggcgacataggttatctggCAGCAACGACGTGTTGCCGAAGTTGGTTACGAAtaggtaaagttttttttttctattttcttgtTGGCAAACGAGGACAATGCGGCACTGCACTcatgttttgtaacttatatcaacggTGTCACATACACGgtgcagacagaaggtaaaaggTGGTCTTTatcctccccgaccgaagtcaggtactcatttttacgcctgggtgaagtgaggaaggtcgtatAAAGTGCATTTCCTTTACGTCGgaggcacggcggggatcgaactcaggacctatagattcctaGCCGAACGCCcaaccagttacgccacgccagACGCCACTAAGGAAAGTTTAGTTGCTGTATGACGTTCGtcaccaacacagatggacttTTATGTTATCATTCATCAGATGCTGGATCTTCTGGTTCTGCGTTCGTATAACAAGTCTATTCTGGTCATCAGCTGTTTCTCCTCGAGAAACCTGATTCCGAATTCCCGCCAGATGACGTCAGCCATCTCCTCAGACGTGTCAATGTCAGTCACGGTTTTTCTGGCCACGCCCTCTTTATAAAGCACCGTGCAAAAACGTTTCCCAATAAGGAACTTCCTCCCCCTTTTCGTGTGTGTCATGACCAAAGGGTCCCTCTTAGGTGAGAATAGCCTCTCTCCTTTTAATGACTTGACGTTTTGGTAAATGACAGTCGTTAAGTGTTTAAAGTCCTCCAAAACGACGGGGATGAGAGAGATTCTGTAGACCGTCGTCCATGGAGGGTTCGGATCGGGAGCAATGTCGCACTCCTCAAAAAGTGGTCCGTCGAAACTGGTGAAGAACAGTTTCTGGAACGACCACGTCATTTCGTCATGGCGGCGAAGTCGATGTCGACCGCCGACCGCGTCCGTTTGGACCTTGTGGGGAACGATGACCACCGGCTCTTTGGAGAACGCCGGACAGGAAACGTCGGTCAGAAAGCGCTTGCGACCGAGACTGACTAGAACTGCGATGTGAGAACCCTgtgtgcaaaaataaaacagacataTGAGACcaggtacaaaaataaaacaacaaataaacagacgTTTGAGACCAGGTAAAGGGTGGTGTAACACAAGTTATAGACTATGGAACTGCAGattatgacataaatacatctaatgctagttcacctttattcgcggggtaattACCAATCATTCCTTTAAATCAGGGTACCGAGAGTGCTTTTatgctgcaatattttcataactTTTCAATTTAAAGCAACCGTccgtcgatttgatatccctcAACACCCCTCGCAAAACGtctataggttaccccgcgcaTAAGGCAAACTATCGTTATCCAGTTACATAATGATAATGTCAGAGGCCACTGAATTCCTTCAAAATGTCCTcatgtttacagacaaaaagaaaacgacCTTCCTCCTAACTTCACAGAACTcacacattataaaaaaaatgggatCCTTTGTCTTCCATTGTCTCAGGAAAAGACGTCGAATCCAACAAGTTGCAGTTTTAGAgtgttagcttttagactagagcagACATATTccatactgttctacactaGTTGTTTGTACACTTTCAAGTtgactgcaattagccctcgggcaagaatttgcaagaaaCTATTATCATCATAAATAAATACCGTTACCTCTGGTAGGAAGCTACCGGATTGGTGATCGTAGAGTTGACAGGCGACCAGGTACGCCTGGAAGCCCAGCTGCTGTAGAAGCCAACAGTAGGCACCGTTCAGTTCTGGACTGGCCCCGCCACGTCCTCCTATAACGCATGGATATGTGGTGAAATGCAGACTATCATCTAAATATGTCTTTTCAAAGGCAAAGGCAAAGATACTTGATTCctaacaggattactttctcaggggagtgaaagaggtcatttacatcagagcccaccaaccttccctcaacggAGACGGGGActgataccgactgccaagcacctttgaccctttactgacgtcacacttccgtttcgtatcatttcaacttgataatgATCAGAGGACCGATCGAAaacttgttggtaagcactttattttgcGTACGGACATAAGGTCTTACTATTGTAACATAATGCCTTTAGTATAGCGCTAACCAACATTGTTTCGCGGGAAGTATTTTTGTGTGTCAGTATTCTTCTGTATATCTGCATATTTTGGCTGGTAAGAACAAAGGAAGCTACGTATCATATTCTGATAGACTAAAGGTCCGATGGTTGATTTCTAATTTGATGAAAACTTtcacactgtacatgtaaatgtcccGCTACCGTTACGTATTACTATTGATTTACAGGCCGCCAGGAGGCAATGTATACGTAGCACCTATAGTATAGAATAATAGAACATATGTCACGCGTACGTACCTAATACGATTCTTCTACAGACCGCCAGGGGGCAGTGTAGCACCTTTTCTCCGCACATGAACCCCAGGTTTTCCAGAGGAATCGTTCGAGCGTGCGCGGCCTGTAGGGCCTTGAGGGTGTCTGGTGTGACGTCTCTTCGCCCTTCGTAGCCGATGGTCTTTAGGTAGGCCTCCATTCCTCCTAGATCCTAAACAACACCAACGTACATACGAGTGAGTGTTAGGACACCTCAACCCTCCGTGAAATATGTAAATAACGCTCTTGTAGATAAAACCTTAATAGGACCTCCAGGCGACCTTCTATGGTggtgcagtggaacttccgatATGATTCTATACTTCTTGATATGTTTGTCCTGGACATTTTTAGCCATGGTCACGTTTTTGCTCTTATGAAGTAATGTTTAGAAACAATTTTGAGGAAGACCTTGCGCTCATTGAGGACTTACGGTGGGACGCGTTGAAGCAAAATGTCTCGTTTCAGTGATGGGTCCATTTATAAACTTTTTGTCCATACCTACACTATTTGTGGTGTAATTTCAAAACGTAAAGCCGGGTTCACAAGTGCGTATAATATCttagtccgtatgaggtccatGTGGAAGTCTacgcctctaccaggctccacgggtcactgggaaaaatagtagaaatttgacaaatatatatagacagataacatgccagaagaGATAGCTGGCCGTGGAGTGTGGATTGCGAGCTGCTCACTCCTCAGGCAtgttatttgtttatatttttccaatgtctattatttttccagcaacctgaaGAGCCTGCTAATGGTTTAGAcgtccatacggacctcatacggacttataCGCAGGCCCGCCCCGGCTGTAGACTTCTACCCTTACCGTAAGTCACTACACATACGCTAAAGCCATAGTGAAGCGGAGCTTTGTTGTTGTACCAACACAAAGACCAGATTAGAATCTTGAATCGTGCCGTTACCAGGTGTTATGTGTAAACTCAACCCCCCTTCAACTAGTGGGGCGGACCTaataaaatttgacagatctctCAACGAAGTTCTTAGATAAATGAACGCATTTTTAAAGTaagagtttttttgtttgtcattttctcttttcattatactttgacattttgcatgatattccaatttTCGTTACGCATATAAAATTTTGGTCGCCCGGAGGTTGCAGTACGATCACCGTATGGTAGGAGGCGGTCGCCAAAAGTCTTGACAACCCCGCCAGTAACACTGAGTAATTCATAACCATAAGATCCATGCAAACGAAAACAAGTACAACCGTTGTCGACAATTGTAAGGCGACATATTGTAGCGCCATATGTGCTCCCATAAGCTAGGTAAATATTAGTTGAGGCACACGGAGCCATCGTAACAACAGAGTAGACCATGCAAAATTTATGTGAACATGCAGAGTCCttcccagaggatggaataacggaggccccccactatactcctagcccagctccactatactacttttgaaatttagagtgttttctttcctgttttctttgttagtttttgctaaatttaatgaaaattcacaggcagcattgtctgcaaaaacttgtgaatgggcgatgatcaaaacaatagtcgttttgccacttcacaacaaaggaatcactataatatattatacttgtagtatttgacactctctgtcattgcaaaatgaacccgtTTTCATGAAAGCCCATCACGCTGGtacgggttatttttgccagcccctccactatactaacaaattctggggagaaccctgacaTGGTTATAAAAGTAGCCCAATGTATAGCCGTGTAAGGGCCAGTGGGTAGTTATTCACTGTTTCTGGGGCAGAATATTgaaaggcggagcccatccctctccttccaccgccttttacctccccaaccaaagtctgATGTACCAATCAATTCTTACAGCTGGTTGGGTGAGGAAATATGTGTCGAGTCCCTTTACTAAGGGTACACAAGATCAGCAGCATGACAAGATTCGATCCTAGCACCTTTGGGTTTGGGTCAAACACTACTACACTACTTTGTAGCTACGCAGAGAGGTTGCAGTGCGATCGCCATACGGTAGGGGGCGTCGCGAAAAGTCTTGACAACCCAGGCAGTAATATATAACCATAAAACCAAGGATTCACAAGGATTCGACCCCAGCACCTCTGGGTTTAGGTCAAAAACTACGCCACAAAATCCCACCAAACTGttatatgacattgtataatgttacaCTGTCAACGCCACGCTACATGCAATTGGTTCAGAGGGTTGAGTGAATCTATGGCCATTCCTAGAAACTGTGCTATGCTTTGTTGTCGTTGTGAGGGCCTGGTAACACTCGTCAATCAATCGTCGTCAAACTGAGAGAATTCTTATAGGATAGCGGTGGTCGTGTCGTTCAAATTCTCACCGTCTTGTTACAGAAAATGCTGTCTTAGATCTAACTTCTAGGCGGGTGGTTCTGTCACAGTCTacttgaaaattctacgacaTCATAAAAATCGTGCGACGGCATACTGCAAATATAATGTGCTCGCGCCGTTGAAAGAAGACCTCTCCAGTATCGCCTATTAAGCAAGGAATCTAAGACAGTTTCTACCATTCTTACCTGTGGATAGATGTTGTCAACGGCGTCCACAAATGACAGGAAAAGGAAGTCaaagttgtgaaaaaaatggCACCTGGCGACAGGTAGGAGTCCTTTTGACCTTTGTCCCCATTTCTGAGTTTGTTTGCAACAACCGATGACGAACGTAATAGATTACTTATGGACTCGTCTCTGAGAAACAGGTGAGAGGGGCGGGTATTGTTTGTCGTGTTGACGGGAAAACTTTCTACCGATGCGGTTATTTGCTTAGGATGTCACCGACCTGAAACCTGAGCCGACCTGGGGTCTATATTTAAACAAGAGTCAAAACAAGGGAAGAGGTTACTGTCCTGGCGCACAGCTCTTgagtttttacctccatgagaaatggaggtaacgttatacatgtagttataagtAGCGTGTGTGTGACTTTGCCtacctgtgtgtatgtgttttgtgcttgtgtgcacatgtgtgtgtgcacgtgtgtgtgtctaCTTTCAGCGAAATACCTGAATAAGAAATAACACatttggatggattgtgatgctATTCGATGTATGGCAAGGTGCTTCAGGCACAAATTTAAAATTCAACGGTAAGCGGAGCCTACAGTACTTTCAACGGGAGATAGGGGGCGCTGAAACACCGTGCCAAGAAGACCAGAAGGGCAAATTTCAGCATTCCAGCGCACGCACAGATGGCCGACTTGTAGCAGATTAGATACCCTTGGCAAAGGTGACTGTAAAAATATTTCGTTTTCGGATACGTTTAAATTTTGGAAGTGCATATTACAGTTAAGGGCTTTTACTTTTATATTGTGTTTGTAGTTTTAGTACTGCTCGAGAAGTTAGGTGTTTGGATGTTCTTTACAGGCAGTGAAGACTTGTCGAAAGGTCACCATGTATACTTTGGTAATATAATTTCACGTATTTGCGCCGTATACTTTTTACTGGTTTAGTGCTCAGTTTACACAAGGACCTCACACATGCAGGACATACAACCAATATTAGAATCCACAAGATATTTATTGGCTCGAAAATACATGGATGAACTGAAGTATACATAATCAATACACTGTTAATGCAGAGGGTGTAACCCGTCGACATGTCAGTGGCTGACTAGTagtaatctccaatcagatcctacaatggcatcaaatagtaccaaacttgccaaggagtgtagtcagccaagaggtgtccattttccatgtagccaaacacactcctaggccggcttcactcctctgccagcttttgataccatcttatgctaccgtaggatctgcttggagattagactaGTAGGTGAGTACACACGTAACACCTGGTAACGTCACGATTCAAG
This window harbors:
- the LOC118407448 gene encoding carbohydrate sulfotransferase 11-like, which translates into the protein MRQARNLDWIKRGSVRSDGKPPVPFRDFIQSITNKVYINIHWEPFFSLCAPCQVEYDFIAHTDTLAEDLRLFLHKIGVVGKDYLLPTQHPTRAKTSFGTTFRDVPTEDLRRIGEIYKPDFDMFGYNFEEDLALIENLRGTR
- the LOC118407447 gene encoding arylamine N-acetyltransferase, liver isozyme-like, with protein sequence MEAYLKTIGYEGRRDVTPDTLKALQAAHARTIPLENLGFMCGEKVLHCPLAVCRRIVLGGRGGASPELNGAYCWLLQQLGFQAYLVACQLYDHQSGSFLPEGSHIAVLVSLGRKRFLTDVSCPAFSKEPVVIVPHKVQTDAVGGRHRLRRHDEMTWSFQKLFFTSFDGPLFEECDIAPDPNPPWTTVYRISLIPVVLEDFKHLTTVIYQNVKSLKGERLFSPKRDPLVMTHTKRGRKFLIGKRFCTVLYKEGVARKTVTDIDTSEEMADVIWREFGIRFLEEKQLMTRIDLLYERRTRRSSI